In the genome of Nonlabens sp. MB-3u-79, one region contains:
- the miaA gene encoding tRNA (adenosine(37)-N6)-dimethylallyltransferase MiaA, which produces MNKKTLLCIVGPTGIGKTALSIAFAKAYNTSIISSDSRQFYKEMTIGTAVPEKEELEAAPHYFIQDRSIHEDYSVGDFERDVMGKLPELFKKNDLVVMVGGSALYEKAVTHGLDVLPDVPLEIQGELKEEFEVKGIFWLQEELKKNDPEYFNTVDIHNAHRLLRAIGIFRASGKKMSELRTGKAQERNFNILKIGLEADREDLYNRINHRVDLMLERGLEKEAEQLKDHKELNALQTVGYKELFAYFAGTCDFTEAVRLIKRNTRRFAKRQLTWYRKDESVTWYHHKTHHTEIVQRVSEKLMDV; this is translated from the coding sequence ATGAATAAGAAGACTCTTTTATGTATTGTTGGGCCTACTGGTATAGGCAAAACTGCTTTAAGCATCGCTTTCGCGAAAGCTTATAACACTTCCATTATCTCCTCTGATTCCAGACAATTTTACAAGGAAATGACTATTGGCACAGCTGTTCCAGAAAAGGAAGAGCTAGAGGCTGCACCACATTACTTTATTCAAGATAGAAGCATTCACGAAGACTATTCTGTGGGGGATTTTGAACGAGATGTAATGGGAAAATTGCCAGAGCTTTTTAAAAAGAATGACCTTGTGGTTATGGTAGGAGGAAGTGCGCTATATGAAAAAGCAGTGACCCATGGCCTTGATGTGCTTCCAGACGTACCCCTAGAAATTCAAGGAGAATTAAAGGAGGAATTTGAAGTAAAAGGTATTTTTTGGCTACAAGAAGAATTGAAAAAAAACGATCCCGAATATTTTAACACGGTAGACATTCACAATGCTCACAGACTGTTAAGAGCTATAGGTATTTTTCGCGCAAGCGGTAAAAAGATGAGTGAATTAAGAACTGGAAAAGCCCAAGAAAGAAACTTTAATATCCTTAAAATAGGGCTTGAAGCTGATCGTGAAGATCTTTATAACCGCATCAACCACCGTGTGGACCTCATGCTAGAAAGAGGTCTTGAAAAAGAAGCCGAACAACTCAAAGACCACAAAGAATTAAACGCATTACAGACCGTAGGCTATAAAGAACTCTTTGCATATTTTGCAGGGACATGCGATTTTACAGAAGCCGTAAGACTTATAAAACGCAATACACGTCGATTTGCAAAACGACAGCTTACGTGGTACCGCAAAGACGAGAGCGTTACTTGGTATCACCACAAAACTCACCATACAGAAATAGTACAGCGAGTGAGTGAAAAACTTATGGATGTATAA
- a CDS encoding response regulator transcription factor, whose product METENKKILLVEDDPNFGTVLKDYLLMNDFDVTHAKNGMEGFEKFKKDNYDLCILDVMMPYKDGFTLAKEIREKNEEVPIIFLTAKAMKEDVLRGYKVGADDYLNKPFDSEVLLMKIRAIMQRKGQDSVADSKEFEFQIGNFHLNSKLRFLSVSDKEPIKLSPKENELLRLLALHLNDLMPRELALTKIWRDDNYFTSRSMDVYIAKLRKYLKEDDNVEIVNIHGEGFRLLVKDQVDY is encoded by the coding sequence ATGGAAACTGAAAACAAAAAAATACTCTTAGTAGAGGACGACCCGAATTTCGGAACAGTATTGAAAGATTACCTTTTAATGAATGACTTTGATGTCACTCATGCAAAAAACGGTATGGAAGGCTTTGAGAAATTCAAAAAGGATAATTATGATCTTTGTATTCTAGATGTTATGATGCCTTATAAGGACGGGTTTACTCTAGCAAAAGAGATCAGAGAAAAAAATGAAGAAGTGCCTATTATTTTCTTAACGGCTAAGGCGATGAAAGAAGATGTATTAAGAGGTTATAAAGTAGGAGCAGATGACTACTTAAACAAGCCCTTTGATAGTGAGGTTCTTCTTATGAAGATCAGAGCAATCATGCAACGTAAAGGTCAAGACAGTGTCGCTGACTCTAAGGAATTTGAATTCCAGATAGGAAACTTTCACCTAAATTCTAAGCTTAGATTTCTTTCTGTAAGTGATAAAGAACCTATCAAACTTTCTCCTAAAGAAAATGAATTGCTGCGTTTACTAGCCTTGCATCTCAACGATTTAATGCCTCGTGAATTAGCACTTACAAAAATCTGGAGAGATGATAATTATTTCACATCCAGATCAATGGACGTTTACATAGCAAAGTTGCGTAAATATCTTAAAGAAGATGATAATGTAGAAATCGTTAACATTCACGGAGAAGGATTCCGACTGTTAGTTAAGGATCAAGTAGATTATTAA